In Salinarimonas sp., a genomic segment contains:
- a CDS encoding MFS transporter translates to MRLPPLFWTAAAGLALVGVSFGIARYGYGLFLPRIAETFQMDEPTQGLVASGSYASYVLATIAAAWASGRFGPRLPIVLGVAAASIGAAIVSLADGLVLLAVGVALAGSSPGLVFPALSDWVSIVAREEGRNRLFAVMNSGTGAGVILAAPFALVPADLWQHAWAAFALASVLFGAGAIALAPPYPPGRGLPQAPSFRAADLIKPAALPLYASALIAGLTTAVYWTFSIATIFEAGGSLGALQRPEIAFWALTGISGFIGALTGDAVNRRGLPLVTRGTHAAIATACLLIGLAPASGAAIVVSGAVFGAAFIFVTGLLGVWSLRVFWERPSAGFGSTFLIFTFGAMIGPLVGGALSPTLGREGVFLLAAAATLMPCFLPARAFARARQAAMAPSPRAPCPDGAHEPG, encoded by the coding sequence ATGCGCCTTCCCCCTCTGTTCTGGACGGCCGCCGCGGGCCTCGCGCTCGTCGGCGTCTCCTTCGGCATCGCGCGCTACGGCTACGGCCTGTTCCTTCCGCGCATCGCCGAGACCTTCCAGATGGACGAGCCGACGCAGGGGCTCGTCGCCAGCGGCTCCTACGCCTCCTACGTCCTCGCGACCATCGCCGCGGCCTGGGCTTCCGGCCGTTTCGGGCCGCGCCTGCCGATCGTGCTCGGCGTCGCCGCCGCGTCGATCGGCGCCGCGATCGTCTCGCTGGCCGACGGGCTCGTGCTTCTCGCCGTCGGGGTCGCGCTCGCCGGGTCGAGCCCCGGGCTCGTCTTCCCCGCACTCTCCGACTGGGTGTCGATCGTGGCGCGGGAGGAGGGCCGCAACCGGCTCTTCGCGGTGATGAACTCGGGCACGGGCGCGGGCGTGATCCTGGCCGCGCCCTTCGCGCTCGTGCCGGCGGACCTGTGGCAGCACGCCTGGGCCGCCTTCGCGCTGGCCTCCGTGCTGTTCGGGGCCGGCGCGATCGCGCTCGCGCCGCCCTACCCGCCCGGTCGCGGCCTGCCGCAGGCGCCCTCCTTCAGAGCCGCGGACCTGATCAAGCCCGCGGCGCTGCCGCTCTACGCCAGCGCGCTGATCGCGGGGCTGACCACGGCGGTGTACTGGACCTTCTCCATCGCGACGATCTTCGAGGCCGGCGGCTCGCTCGGGGCGCTGCAGCGCCCGGAGATCGCCTTCTGGGCGCTCACGGGAATATCGGGCTTCATCGGCGCGCTGACCGGGGACGCGGTGAACCGGCGCGGGCTCCCGCTCGTCACCCGCGGCACGCACGCCGCCATCGCCACGGCCTGCCTGCTCATCGGCCTCGCCCCCGCCTCGGGCGCGGCGATCGTCGTCTCCGGGGCGGTGTTCGGCGCGGCCTTCATCTTCGTGACGGGGCTCCTCGGCGTGTGGAGCCTGCGCGTCTTCTGGGAGCGCCCCTCGGCGGGGTTCGGGTCGACCTTCCTGATCTTCACCTTCGGGGCGATGATCGGGCCGCTCGTCGGCGGGGCGCTGTCGCCGACGCTGGGGCGCGAAGGCGTGTTCCTTCTCGCCGCGGCGGCGACGCTGATGCCCTGCTTCCTCCCGGCGCGCGCCTTCGCCCGCGCGCGCCAGGCGGCGATGGCGCCGTCGCCGCGCGCGCCCTGCCCCGACGGCGCGCACGAGCCCGGCTGA
- a CDS encoding GMP reductase: MRIENDPKLDFKDVLIRPKRSTLASRAAVEITRTLRFMHTGCTWTGFPLVAANMDVTGTMGMARALLAHGAMVALHKHYPAEALIDFFNGPDSAAAFYTVGTAEADWEKFAAVKRRAPVGFLCIDVANGYTEKFVEMVEKARAENPDAVIMAGNVVTGDMTEALILAGADIVKVGIGPGSVCTTRKMTGVGYPQLSAVIECADAAHGLKGLVCADGGCTVPGDIAKAYGAGADFVMLGGMLAGHDECEGEIVRDVVDGVEQPAKMVFYGMSSDTAMKKYAGGVAAYRASEGKTVTVPYRGPVDGTMQEIMGGVRSMMTYIGATKLKEVPKRTTFVMVGAQLNTVFGS, translated from the coding sequence ATGCGCATCGAGAACGATCCGAAGCTCGACTTCAAGGACGTGCTGATCCGGCCCAAGCGCTCGACGCTGGCCTCGCGCGCCGCCGTCGAAATCACCCGCACGTTGCGCTTCATGCATACCGGCTGCACCTGGACCGGCTTCCCGCTGGTGGCGGCCAACATGGACGTGACCGGCACGATGGGCATGGCGCGCGCGCTCCTCGCCCACGGGGCGATGGTCGCGCTGCACAAGCATTACCCCGCCGAGGCGCTGATCGACTTCTTCAACGGCCCCGATTCGGCCGCCGCCTTCTACACGGTGGGCACCGCCGAGGCGGACTGGGAGAAGTTCGCCGCGGTCAAGCGCCGGGCGCCGGTCGGCTTCCTGTGCATCGACGTCGCCAACGGCTACACCGAGAAGTTCGTCGAGATGGTCGAGAAGGCCCGCGCCGAGAACCCCGACGCGGTGATCATGGCGGGCAACGTCGTCACCGGCGACATGACCGAGGCGCTGATCCTGGCGGGCGCCGACATCGTCAAGGTCGGCATCGGCCCGGGCTCGGTCTGCACCACCCGCAAGATGACGGGCGTGGGCTATCCGCAGCTCTCCGCGGTCATCGAATGCGCCGACGCCGCCCACGGCCTCAAGGGCCTGGTCTGCGCCGACGGCGGCTGCACGGTGCCCGGCGACATCGCCAAGGCCTACGGCGCGGGCGCCGACTTCGTCATGCTCGGCGGCATGCTCGCCGGCCACGATGAATGCGAGGGCGAGATCGTGCGCGATGTGGTCGACGGCGTCGAGCAGCCGGCCAAGATGGTGTTCTACGGCATGTCCTCCGACACCGCGATGAAGAAGTACGCCGGCGGCGTCGCCGCCTACCGCGCCTCCGAGGGCAAGACCGTCACCGTGCCTTATCGCGGCCCGGTCGACGGGACGATGCAGGAGATCATGGGCGGCGTGCGCTCGATGATGACCTATATCGGCGCAACCAAGCTCAAGGAGGTGCCCAAGCGCACCACCTTCGTGATGGTGGGCGCGCAGCTGAACACGGTGTTCGGCAGCTGA